In Kitasatospora gansuensis, a genomic segment contains:
- a CDS encoding M16 family metallopeptidase: protein MANPAPASTRGLAITEHRLANGLRVVLSEDHLTPVTAVCLWYDVGSRHEVKGRTGLAHLFEHLMFQGSANVSNNGHFELVQGAGGSLNGTTSFERTNYFETMPAHQLELALWLEADRMGSLLAALDDTSMENQRDVVKNERRQRYDNVPYGTAFEKLTALSFPDGHPYHHTPIGSMADLDAATLEDARTFFRTYYAPNNAVLSIVGDLDPEQTIAWVEKYFGTIPAHDGKQPPRDGTLPEVIGQEIRELVQEDVPSRALMAAYRLPHDGTREADAADLALTILGSGESSRLYNRLVRRDRTAVTAGFGLLRLAGAPSLGWLDVKTSGDATIEQIETAVDEELARFAAEGPTAEELERAQAQIEREWLDRLTTVAGRADELCRYAVLFGDPKLLNDALGKVLDVTADEVKALATARLRPDNRAVLVYEPTTTDDAAETEDEEAAA, encoded by the coding sequence ATGGCCAACCCGGCCCCCGCCTCCACCCGAGGCCTCGCCATCACCGAGCACCGCCTGGCCAACGGCCTGCGCGTGGTGCTCTCCGAGGACCACCTCACCCCGGTGACCGCCGTCTGCCTCTGGTACGACGTCGGCTCCCGCCACGAGGTGAAGGGGCGCACCGGCCTGGCCCACCTGTTCGAGCACCTGATGTTCCAGGGCTCGGCGAACGTGTCCAACAACGGCCACTTCGAACTGGTCCAGGGCGCCGGCGGCTCCCTCAACGGCACCACCAGCTTCGAGCGCACCAACTACTTCGAGACCATGCCGGCCCACCAACTGGAGCTCGCGCTCTGGCTGGAGGCCGACCGGATGGGCTCGCTGCTGGCCGCCCTCGACGACACCTCGATGGAGAACCAGCGCGACGTCGTCAAGAACGAGCGCCGCCAGCGCTACGACAACGTCCCGTACGGCACCGCCTTCGAGAAGCTCACCGCGCTCTCCTTCCCGGACGGCCACCCGTACCACCACACCCCGATCGGCTCGATGGCCGACCTGGACGCGGCCACCCTGGAGGACGCCCGGACGTTCTTCCGGACGTACTACGCGCCCAACAACGCCGTGCTCTCCATCGTCGGCGACCTCGACCCCGAGCAGACCATCGCCTGGGTCGAGAAGTACTTCGGCACCATCCCCGCCCACGACGGCAAGCAGCCGCCGCGCGACGGCACCCTGCCCGAGGTGATCGGCCAGGAGATCCGCGAACTCGTCCAGGAGGACGTCCCCTCCCGGGCGTTGATGGCCGCCTACCGCCTGCCGCACGACGGCACCCGCGAGGCCGACGCCGCCGACCTGGCGCTCACCATCCTCGGCTCCGGCGAGTCCAGCCGGCTCTACAACCGCCTGGTCCGCCGCGACCGCACCGCCGTCACGGCCGGCTTCGGCCTGCTCCGGCTGGCCGGCGCCCCCTCGCTCGGCTGGCTCGACGTCAAGACCTCCGGCGACGCCACCATCGAGCAGATCGAGACCGCCGTCGACGAGGAGCTCGCCCGGTTCGCCGCCGAAGGCCCCACCGCCGAGGAACTCGAGCGCGCCCAGGCCCAGATCGAGCGCGAGTGGCTCGACCGGCTCACCACCGTGGCCGGCCGAGCCGACGAACTCTGCCGCTACGCCGTCCTGTTCGGCGACCCCAAGCTGCTCAACGACGCGCTCGGCAAGGTCCTCGACGTCACCGCCGACGAGGTCAAGGCACTCGCCACCGCCCGGCTGCGCCCCGACAACCGGGCCGTCCTGGTGTACGAGCCCACCACCACCGACGACGCTGCCGAGACCGAGGACGAGGAGGCGGCGGCATGA
- a CDS encoding DNA gyrase/topoisomerase IV subunit A, whose amino-acid sequence MARRSSPTPPPGDFEERILDVDVVDEMQGSFLEYAYSVIYSRALPDARDGLKPVHRRILYQANEMGLRPERAHVKCARVVGEVMGRLHPHGDASIYDSVVRMAQSFSMRLPLIDGHGNFGSLGNDDPPAAMRYTEARLTSASMALVESIHEDTVDFGPNYDGSEQEPTVLPAAFPNLLVNGASGIAVGMATNMPPHNLAEVVAAARHLIKHPTADLDTLMRFVPGPDLPTGGRIVGLSGIRDAYESGRGTFKIRATVSIEAVTARRKGIVVTELPFTVGPEKVIAKIKDLVGSKKLQGIADVKDLTDRAHGLRLVIEVKNGFVPEALLEQLYKLTPMEETFGINNVALVDGQPLTLGLKELLEVYVDHRFTVVRRRSDFRRRKRQERLHLVEGLLVALVDIDEVIAIIRSSENATQAKERLMERFSLSETQTTYILDTPLRRLTRFDRVELEAEQAKLLSEIADLTEILESDNKLRSVVSNELGAVSKQFGTERRTVLLEAGAVPAATLSVPLEVADDPCRVLLSSTGLLARLADGEPVEPSDSRAKHDVVVSAVSATARGDVGVVTSAGRALRLPVIDLPALPPSPTLSLAGGAQVSEFLRLEDGERVIGLTTLDESSPGLALGTVQGVVKRVVPEWPANKDEFEVIALKEGDAVIGAVELRTGEEDLVFITSDAQLLRYPAGQVRPQGRPAGGMAGVKLADGARVLSFTAVDPAVDAVVVSVAAASATLTGGEHTSWKVTPFEQYPRKGRATGGVRCQRFLRGEDALAFAWAGPAPARAATAAGAPVSLPERDPRRDGSGTPVTGTIAVVAGPAS is encoded by the coding sequence ATGGCCCGCCGCAGTTCGCCCACCCCGCCGCCCGGAGACTTCGAGGAGCGCATCCTCGACGTGGACGTGGTGGACGAGATGCAGGGCTCCTTCCTGGAGTACGCCTACTCGGTCATCTACTCCCGTGCTCTGCCCGATGCCCGGGACGGCCTCAAGCCGGTGCACCGGCGCATCCTGTACCAAGCCAACGAGATGGGCCTGCGCCCCGAGCGCGCGCACGTGAAGTGCGCCCGCGTGGTCGGTGAGGTGATGGGCCGTCTGCACCCGCACGGTGACGCCTCGATCTACGACTCCGTGGTCCGGATGGCACAGTCGTTCTCGATGCGGCTGCCGCTGATCGACGGTCACGGGAACTTCGGTTCGCTCGGCAACGACGACCCGCCGGCCGCGATGCGGTACACCGAGGCGCGGCTGACCTCGGCCTCGATGGCGCTGGTGGAGTCGATCCACGAGGACACCGTCGATTTCGGGCCGAACTACGACGGCAGCGAGCAGGAGCCCACCGTGCTCCCCGCCGCCTTCCCGAACCTGCTGGTGAACGGCGCCTCGGGCATCGCGGTCGGGATGGCGACCAACATGCCGCCGCACAACCTGGCCGAGGTGGTGGCCGCCGCCCGGCATCTGATCAAGCATCCGACGGCGGATCTCGACACCCTGATGCGGTTCGTGCCGGGTCCCGACCTGCCGACCGGCGGCCGGATCGTCGGCCTGTCCGGCATCCGGGACGCGTACGAGTCGGGCCGAGGCACCTTCAAGATCCGGGCGACGGTCTCGATCGAGGCGGTGACGGCGCGCCGCAAGGGCATCGTGGTCACCGAGCTGCCGTTCACGGTCGGTCCGGAGAAGGTGATCGCCAAGATCAAGGACCTGGTCGGGTCGAAGAAGCTCCAGGGCATCGCCGACGTCAAGGACCTGACGGACCGTGCGCACGGTCTGCGCCTGGTGATCGAGGTGAAGAACGGCTTCGTGCCGGAGGCCCTGCTCGAGCAGCTCTACAAGCTGACGCCGATGGAGGAGACCTTCGGCATCAACAACGTGGCGCTGGTCGACGGCCAGCCGCTGACGCTGGGTCTGAAGGAGCTGCTCGAGGTCTACGTCGACCACCGCTTCACGGTGGTCCGGCGGCGCAGCGACTTCCGGCGGCGCAAGCGCCAGGAGCGGCTGCACCTGGTCGAGGGTCTGCTGGTCGCGCTGGTCGACATCGACGAGGTGATCGCGATCATCCGGTCGAGCGAGAACGCGACGCAGGCCAAGGAGCGCCTGATGGAGCGTTTCTCCCTGTCGGAGACCCAGACCACGTACATCCTGGACACCCCGCTGCGCCGGCTCACCCGGTTCGACCGGGTGGAGCTGGAGGCGGAGCAGGCCAAGCTGCTCTCGGAGATCGCGGACCTGACCGAGATCCTGGAGTCGGACAACAAGCTGCGCAGCGTGGTGTCGAACGAACTCGGGGCGGTGTCCAAGCAGTTCGGCACCGAGCGGCGGACGGTGCTGCTGGAGGCCGGCGCGGTGCCGGCCGCCACCCTGTCGGTGCCGCTGGAGGTCGCGGACGACCCGTGCCGGGTGCTGCTCTCCTCGACCGGCCTGCTGGCCCGGCTGGCGGACGGCGAGCCGGTGGAGCCGTCGGATTCGCGGGCCAAGCACGACGTGGTGGTGTCGGCGGTGTCGGCCACCGCCCGGGGTGACGTGGGTGTGGTCACCTCGGCCGGGCGGGCGCTGCGGCTGCCGGTGATCGACCTGCCCGCGCTGCCGCCGTCGCCGACGCTGTCGTTGGCGGGCGGGGCGCAGGTCAGCGAGTTCCTCCGGCTGGAGGACGGTGAGCGGGTGATCGGGCTGACCACGCTGGACGAGTCCTCGCCGGGGCTGGCGCTGGGCACGGTGCAGGGTGTGGTGAAGCGGGTGGTGCCGGAGTGGCCCGCCAACAAGGACGAGTTCGAGGTGATCGCCCTCAAGGAGGGCGACGCCGTGATCGGTGCGGTCGAACTGCGGACGGGTGAGGAGGACTTGGTCTTCATCACCTCGGACGCGCAGTTGCTGCGCTACCCGGCGGGTCAGGTCCGTCCGCAGGGCCGCCCGGCGGGCGGTATGGCGGGCGTGAAGCTGGCGGACGGCGCGCGGGTGCTCTCGTTCACGGCGGTGGACCCGGCGGTGGACGCGGTGGTGGTCTCGGTCGCGGCGGCCTCGGCGACGCTGACGGGTGGTGAGCACACCAGCTGGAAGGTCACGCCGTTCGAGCAGTACCCGCGGAAGGGGCGGGCCACGGGCGGGGTGCGCTGCCAGCGCTTCCTGCGGGGTGAGGACGCGCTGGCCTTCGCCTGGGCGGGCCCGGCTCCGGCCCGGGCGGCCACGGCGGCGGGCGCTCCGGTCTCCTTGCCGGAGCGTGACCCTCGCCGGGACGGCTCCGGCACTCCGGTGACGGGCACGATCGCGGTGGTGGCGGGGCCGGCCTCGTAG
- a CDS encoding sucrase ferredoxin translates to MSTCATLSRELTEPLAATAATAATWLLVEQAGPWGAKALTESHLDAGVGRALDAASAGTGVRVALIRRPGRHADCLPTARHEVIVAHTAPGASWVRRTQVTDPAELLALDFAALGAGVHGGLGTEHRGDPLALVCTNGRRDRCCALLGRPLAAELAAAGHAEVWEATHLGGHRFSPTMLVLPFGYAYGRLTPTGAKEVLAATAAGHTVTEWSRGRSYWDRPGQAAEQAVRVLTGELDADALTLTQQETAGAAWSVTVRHSDGRRWLAEVVQGVSEPPRAESCGKSPATPARMDVSSLRELTADRI, encoded by the coding sequence GTGAGCACCTGTGCAACGTTGTCGCGCGAACTGACCGAGCCGCTGGCTGCCACTGCCGCGACGGCGGCGACCTGGCTGCTGGTGGAGCAGGCCGGGCCGTGGGGCGCGAAGGCGCTGACCGAGAGCCACCTGGATGCCGGGGTGGGGCGGGCGCTGGACGCCGCGTCGGCGGGTACGGGGGTGCGGGTCGCGCTGATCCGGCGGCCGGGGCGGCATGCGGACTGTCTGCCGACCGCCCGGCACGAGGTGATCGTGGCGCACACGGCGCCGGGCGCTTCCTGGGTGCGGCGCACCCAGGTGACCGATCCGGCCGAGCTGCTGGCGCTGGACTTCGCCGCGCTGGGGGCGGGCGTGCACGGCGGTCTGGGTACCGAGCACCGGGGCGACCCGCTGGCGCTGGTGTGCACCAACGGCCGGCGGGACCGCTGCTGTGCGCTGCTGGGTCGGCCGTTGGCGGCCGAGCTGGCGGCGGCCGGGCATGCCGAGGTGTGGGAGGCCACCCACCTGGGCGGGCACCGGTTCTCGCCCACCATGCTGGTGCTGCCGTTCGGGTACGCGTACGGGCGGCTGACGCCGACGGGGGCCAAGGAGGTGCTGGCGGCGACCGCCGCCGGGCACACCGTGACGGAGTGGTCGCGTGGCCGCTCGTACTGGGACCGGCCGGGCCAGGCCGCCGAGCAGGCCGTCCGGGTGCTGACCGGGGAGTTGGACGCCGACGCGCTGACCCTCACTCAGCAGGAGACCGCCGGGGCCGCCTGGTCGGTGACGGTCCGGCACTCCGACGGCCGCCGGTGGCTGGCCGAGGTGGTGCAGGGGGTCAGCGAGCCGCCCCGGGCGGAGAGCTGTGGCAAGAGCCCGGCCACCCCGGCCCGAATGGACGTCAGCTCACTGCGCGAACTGACGGCTGATCGGATCTGA
- a CDS encoding ABC transporter substrate-binding protein: MRRMLAAAAAAALLLPLTACANDAASSTHAEAGQTVDGPKVKIMVGGLDKVIYLPAMLTQRLGHFAQAGVNVELMSEPAGVNATTALLAGDVQGAVGFYDHTIDLQAKGKNVESVVQFSQAPGEVEVVSAKQADAIKTGADFKGKKLGVTSIGSSTDFLTKYLAVKNGVAVSEFSPIAVGAGQTFIAAMQQGSIDAGMTTDPTVATILAKNIGTVLYDMRTPEGSKAALGGLYPSSSLYMNTDWVEKNKDTAQKLANAFVKTLKWMSTHTPAEIAAQMPADYAQGGAEQYAEAIKATLPMFTTDGVMPPEGPKTVLAVLGAFHPDVKGKEASIDLSRTYTTEFVAKAG; this comes from the coding sequence ATGCGCAGAATGCTCGCCGCCGCGGCCGCCGCCGCGCTGCTCCTCCCCCTCACCGCCTGTGCCAACGACGCCGCCTCCTCCACCCACGCCGAGGCCGGGCAGACCGTGGACGGCCCCAAGGTCAAGATCATGGTCGGCGGCCTGGACAAGGTCATCTACCTGCCCGCGATGCTCACCCAGCGGCTCGGCCACTTCGCCCAGGCCGGCGTCAACGTCGAGCTGATGAGCGAACCGGCCGGCGTCAACGCCACCACCGCGCTGCTCGCCGGGGACGTCCAGGGCGCCGTCGGCTTCTACGACCACACCATCGACCTTCAGGCCAAGGGCAAGAACGTCGAGTCGGTGGTCCAGTTCTCGCAGGCCCCCGGCGAGGTCGAGGTGGTCTCCGCCAAGCAGGCCGACGCGATCAAGACCGGCGCGGACTTCAAAGGCAAGAAGCTCGGCGTCACCAGCATCGGCTCCTCCACCGACTTCCTCACCAAGTACCTCGCCGTCAAGAACGGCGTCGCGGTCAGCGAGTTCAGCCCGATCGCGGTCGGCGCCGGACAGACCTTCATCGCCGCCATGCAACAGGGCAGCATCGACGCCGGCATGACCACCGACCCGACGGTGGCCACCATCCTGGCCAAGAACATCGGCACGGTGCTCTACGACATGCGCACCCCCGAGGGCTCCAAGGCCGCGCTCGGCGGGCTCTACCCCTCCTCCTCGCTCTACATGAACACCGACTGGGTCGAGAAGAACAAGGACACCGCCCAGAAGCTGGCGAACGCCTTCGTGAAGACCCTCAAGTGGATGTCCACCCACACCCCCGCCGAGATCGCCGCCCAGATGCCGGCCGACTACGCGCAGGGCGGCGCCGAACAGTACGCCGAGGCGATCAAGGCCACCCTGCCGATGTTCACCACCGACGGCGTGATGCCTCCCGAGGGCCCGAAGACCGTCCTGGCCGTGCTCGGCGCCTTCCACCCCGACGTCAAGGGCAAGGAAGCCTCGATCGACCTCTCGAGGACCTACACCACCGAGTTCGTCGCCAAGGCGGGCTGA
- a CDS encoding ABC transporter permease, translating into MPLETAVAVPPVVTRTAARERAARNRKFTVYGARAGVLVAFLGLWELSARSGIIDPFNFSQPSKIWAQIWQWITHGTAQGSLGEQIGYTLYEALTGWVIGVTCGVLLGIALGRIRFLADVFGPYIKVLNAIPRIVLAPIFLIWFGLGPASKVASAVVLVFFPVFFNAFQGAREVDRNLIANARILGADNRRLTLQVVIPAATTWIFTSLHVSFGFALIGAIVGEYIGATKGLGLLVAAAQGTFNAAGVYAAMTILAVVALLTEGLLTFAEKRLFRWKPADSGDGR; encoded by the coding sequence ATGCCGCTTGAGACCGCCGTCGCCGTACCGCCCGTCGTCACCCGCACCGCCGCCCGCGAACGGGCCGCCCGGAACCGGAAGTTCACCGTGTACGGCGCCCGGGCGGGCGTCCTGGTCGCCTTCCTCGGCCTCTGGGAACTGTCCGCCCGGAGCGGGATCATCGACCCGTTCAACTTCTCCCAGCCGTCGAAGATCTGGGCGCAGATCTGGCAGTGGATCACCCACGGCACCGCGCAGGGCTCGCTCGGCGAGCAGATCGGCTACACCCTCTACGAGGCCCTCACCGGCTGGGTGATCGGTGTCACCTGCGGCGTCCTGCTGGGCATCGCGCTCGGCCGGATCCGGTTCCTGGCCGACGTGTTCGGCCCGTACATCAAGGTCCTGAACGCCATCCCGCGGATCGTGCTGGCGCCGATCTTCCTGATCTGGTTCGGCCTCGGCCCGGCCTCCAAGGTCGCCTCGGCGGTGGTGCTGGTCTTCTTCCCGGTCTTCTTCAACGCCTTCCAGGGAGCGCGCGAGGTGGACCGGAACCTGATCGCCAACGCCCGCATCCTCGGCGCCGACAATCGTCGGCTCACCCTCCAGGTGGTCATCCCCGCCGCCACCACCTGGATCTTCACCAGCCTGCACGTCAGCTTCGGCTTCGCCCTGATCGGCGCCATCGTCGGCGAGTACATCGGCGCCACCAAGGGCCTCGGCCTGCTGGTCGCGGCTGCCCAGGGCACCTTCAACGCCGCCGGTGTGTACGCCGCGATGACCATCCTCGCGGTGGTCGCCCTGCTCACCGAGGGCCTGCTCACCTTCGCCGAGAAACGGCTCTTCCGCTGGAAGCCGGCCGACTCCGGCGACGGCCGCTGA
- a CDS encoding ABC transporter ATP-binding protein, producing MSGLTTTAPAIELTGATKRFRTPSGTLHTAVRDLDLTVAPGEFVAVVGPTGCGKSTTLTLVSGLEEPTEGDVRVHGENVEGINPQVGFVFQQDAVFPWRTVLSNVMAGPRFRGVPVAEARERARDWLARVGLAAFEDRYPHQLSGGMRKRVALAQTFVNDPKILLMDEPFSALDVQTRALMSDQLLELWAGTGSSVVFVTHDLDEAIALADRVVVMTAGPATVKEIFTVDLPRPRTVEAVRLEPRFVELYREIWASLGEEVRITRERGAGNAA from the coding sequence ATGAGCGGGCTGACAACCACAGCCCCGGCGATCGAGTTGACCGGTGCGACCAAGCGATTCAGGACCCCCTCGGGCACCCTGCACACCGCCGTCCGGGACCTCGATCTGACGGTGGCCCCGGGCGAGTTCGTCGCGGTGGTCGGCCCGACCGGCTGCGGCAAGTCCACCACGCTGACCCTGGTCAGCGGCCTGGAGGAGCCCACCGAGGGCGACGTCCGGGTGCACGGCGAGAACGTCGAGGGGATCAACCCGCAGGTCGGGTTCGTCTTCCAGCAGGACGCCGTCTTCCCCTGGCGGACGGTGCTCTCCAACGTGATGGCGGGCCCCCGGTTCCGCGGCGTCCCGGTGGCCGAGGCCCGCGAGCGGGCCCGCGACTGGCTGGCCCGGGTCGGCCTGGCCGCCTTCGAGGACCGCTACCCGCACCAGCTCTCCGGCGGCATGCGCAAGCGCGTCGCCCTCGCCCAGACCTTCGTCAACGACCCCAAGATCCTGCTGATGGACGAGCCCTTCTCGGCCCTGGACGTACAGACCCGGGCCCTGATGTCGGATCAGCTGCTCGAACTCTGGGCCGGCACCGGCTCGTCCGTCGTCTTCGTCACCCACGACCTGGACGAGGCGATCGCGCTGGCCGACCGGGTGGTCGTCATGACGGCGGGCCCCGCCACCGTCAAGGAGATCTTCACCGTGGACCTGCCCAGGCCGCGCACCGTGGAGGCGGTCCGGCTGGAGCCGCGCTTCGTCGAGCTCTACCGCGAGATCTGGGCCTCGCTGGGCGAAGAGGTTCGGATCACCCGTGAGAGAGGAGCGGGCAATGCCGCTTGA
- a CDS encoding sensor histidine kinase, producing the protein MRRPHWPRRVFAQLLLSQTVVTVGVTAVTAGLFLAPVSRELDHDAKQRALSIAQSTAADEAIALAAAGQDAVAAQRDAEQIRLATGASFVVITDLDGIRLSHTDPSKIGFRVSTDPEPALRGESVTAIQQGTLGRTARGKVPLRLADGRIVGEVSVGISDVSIRRRLLSMVAGILLCAGAGLAAGLLATLVLARRLKRRTHNIAIADISALLVEREAMLHGIREGMVALDRRGRVRLANDEAVRLLALPEDCTGRMIDELLPPGRLAEVLTGRIEGIDLPAVRDDRVLVVNRMATEHDGAVITLRDRTELESLVRELDTTRSLTEALRAQDHEHANRMHTLLGLLELGLHRQAAEFISEQSGSHAAVAARIAEQVQDPHVAALLAGKAAVAAERGVRLEITADSHLPDAAVDPRALVTVLGNLVDNALDVLSGGVRSDGVVSVGLRVCGDALLIEVADSGPGVPAELRERIFEEGWTDKTAPAHRPRGLGLAMVRRLVERSGGQVTVDQGPLGGARFSVELPEALHAAVIA; encoded by the coding sequence GTGAGACGCCCGCACTGGCCCCGCCGGGTCTTCGCCCAGCTGCTGCTGAGCCAGACCGTGGTCACGGTCGGGGTCACCGCCGTGACGGCCGGCCTGTTCCTGGCCCCGGTGAGCCGGGAGCTGGACCACGACGCCAAGCAGCGGGCGCTGTCGATCGCCCAGTCCACGGCGGCCGACGAGGCGATCGCGCTGGCCGCGGCCGGCCAGGACGCGGTGGCCGCCCAGCGCGACGCCGAGCAGATCCGGCTGGCCACCGGCGCCAGCTTCGTGGTGATCACCGATCTGGACGGCATCCGGCTCTCGCACACCGACCCGTCGAAGATCGGCTTCCGGGTCAGCACCGACCCGGAACCCGCGCTGCGTGGGGAGAGCGTGACCGCGATCCAGCAGGGCACGCTGGGCCGGACGGCCCGGGGCAAGGTGCCGCTCCGGCTGGCGGACGGCCGGATCGTCGGCGAGGTGTCGGTCGGGATCAGCGACGTGTCGATCCGGCGGCGGCTGCTCAGCATGGTGGCGGGCATCCTGCTCTGCGCGGGCGCGGGCCTGGCGGCCGGGCTGCTGGCGACCCTGGTGCTGGCCCGGCGGCTGAAGCGGCGCACGCACAACATCGCGATCGCCGACATCTCCGCGCTGCTGGTCGAGCGGGAGGCGATGCTGCACGGCATCCGGGAGGGCATGGTCGCGCTCGACCGGCGGGGCCGGGTCCGGCTGGCCAACGACGAGGCGGTCCGGCTGCTCGCGCTGCCCGAGGACTGCACCGGGCGAATGATCGACGAGCTGCTGCCGCCGGGCCGGCTGGCCGAGGTGCTCACCGGCCGGATCGAGGGCATTGACCTGCCCGCCGTCCGGGACGACCGGGTACTGGTGGTGAACCGGATGGCCACCGAGCACGACGGCGCCGTGATCACCCTCCGGGACCGAACCGAACTGGAATCCCTGGTGCGGGAGTTGGACACCACCCGGAGCCTGACCGAGGCACTCCGCGCCCAGGACCACGAGCACGCCAACCGGATGCACACCCTGCTCGGCCTGCTGGAGCTCGGCCTGCACCGGCAGGCCGCCGAGTTCATCTCCGAGCAGTCGGGATCGCACGCGGCGGTCGCCGCCCGGATCGCCGAACAGGTCCAGGACCCGCACGTGGCCGCCCTGTTGGCGGGCAAGGCGGCGGTCGCGGCGGAACGCGGCGTCCGGCTGGAGATCACCGCCGACAGCCACCTGCCGGACGCGGCGGTCGACCCGCGCGCGCTGGTCACCGTGCTCGGCAACCTGGTCGACAACGCGCTGGACGTGCTCTCCGGCGGGGTGCGCTCCGACGGGGTGGTCTCAGTCGGTCTGCGCGTCTGCGGCGACGCCCTGCTGATCGAGGTCGCGGACAGCGGCCCTGGCGTCCCGGCCGAGCTGCGGGAGCGGATCTTCGAGGAGGGCTGGACCGACAAGACCGCCCCCGCGCACCGCCCGCGCGGCCTGGGCCTGGCGATGGTCCGACGGCTGGTGGAGCGTTCTGGTGGTCAGGTGACGGTCGATCAGGGACCGCTCGGCGGCGCGCGTTTCAGCGTCGAACTGCCCGAAGCCCTGCACGCGGCGGTGATCGCGTGA
- a CDS encoding response regulator yields MIDVLVVDDDFRVADVHAAYVAKVPGFRVTGRAHSAGEALAALERTPVDLVLLDHHLPDETGLALVRRMREAGISCDVMMVTAARDVSTVHAAMQHGALQYLVKPFSFAGLREKLVSYADLRHALAGPAARETCQDEVDRMYATLRSTASPLTTLPKGHSAPTTDLVLGVLRQAGRPLSAQEVADRTGLSRSTAQRYLKQLERDSRLRLSLRYGDTGRPEHRYVLPTPLPPR; encoded by the coding sequence GTGATCGACGTACTCGTGGTGGACGACGACTTCCGGGTCGCCGACGTGCACGCCGCCTACGTGGCCAAGGTCCCCGGCTTCCGGGTGACCGGCCGGGCGCACAGCGCCGGGGAGGCGCTGGCCGCGCTGGAACGCACCCCGGTCGACCTGGTGCTGCTCGACCACCACCTGCCGGACGAGACCGGCCTGGCCCTGGTCCGCCGGATGCGCGAGGCCGGGATCAGCTGCGACGTGATGATGGTGACGGCTGCCCGGGACGTCTCCACCGTGCACGCCGCGATGCAGCACGGCGCCCTGCAGTACCTGGTGAAACCGTTCAGCTTCGCCGGCCTGCGCGAGAAGCTGGTCAGCTACGCGGACCTGCGGCACGCACTGGCCGGCCCGGCCGCCCGGGAGACCTGCCAGGACGAGGTGGACCGGATGTACGCCACCCTGCGCAGCACCGCCTCCCCGCTGACCACCCTGCCCAAGGGCCACTCGGCGCCCACCACCGACCTGGTGCTGGGCGTGCTCCGCCAGGCCGGCCGCCCACTCTCCGCCCAGGAGGTCGCCGACCGGACCGGGCTGAGCCGCTCCACCGCACAGCGCTACCTCAAGCAGCTGGAGCGCGACAGCCGCCTGCGGCTGAGCCTGCGCTACGGCGACACCGGCCGGCCGGAGCACAGGTACGTGCTGCCTACGCCGCTCCCGCCCCGGTGA